In Galactobacillus timonensis, the genomic window GTCTGGCCCGGTAAAGCAGCGTACATTTACGATCAGAAAGAACACTGTGCGTAATCTTCTTCCAGTAATAATCTTTGATCCTTGGAGTTTTACAGCCGCATTCCGGGCAGGGCTCATAGTGCGGAACGAGCCGGACTGAGATCTGTGCATTTCCATTCAAGTTCTGATACTGGAAGTCCTCCACATCACTGTCTTCCAGGCCGAAGAGCTCCATGATGTCCTCTTTATTCGTGTTAAGAGACATACCGATGACCTCTGATTCTGCAGGGAATCGATTGAATACCGTATACCATGCATGAATTCCTTTCCGGAAAGCCGAATCAAAATGATGAACGAAGGGCTTTTCTTCAAAATGATGAGGTGAAACGTTCCTTCGTTCGGTATTGATCGGCTTTCATCCCTTCTGCCCTCAGAATAGGAACGCAGAGGCTTCTTTGATATTCCTGCTGTGAGAAAAAGAGGTCATGTGAAAACGAGCTGGCAGCGCAGCTTTCTGTTCTGCAGGAACTGCCTGCCAAGCAGGGTAATACAATTCGTGGTTATATCCGTATTGAGGTAAATGCGCCTGGTATTGAGAATACTCTGCCAGTACCGGTTGAACTTCCAGCGGATCAGCCGTACAGCGTCATAGTCAAAGGAATTACCGCTTTCTTCAACGGTAAAGGAACGATCCCCGCATGAAGTAAGAACAGCGGTAAAATCGTCCGCGGTGCGGCTGCTGTAGGGGATCATGAAAGACAGCAGAACTGCATCTGCAGACGAGCCTTTCCGGTAAACACGCTTAATGATCAGTGGCACAGTATGATCAAGAATGGTAAATCTTCTGCTGTACTTTGCGTAATACAGATAGCCATTATTCACAATCAGTTCGGAAACCGACTGATCATAAAAGACCTGAACAGCTCTTGTAATGATTTCCTGTGTGGAAGAATCGTTTGAGGAATGAATCAGGCGATTCTTAACAAACTCCACGAGCTTGTGCAAATGACAATGAATCATGATCATCAGACAGGTCTATAATGGAGTCGCTGGCATGTGCTGGACTGCGAAGGGTTTGGGGATGCCAGCTTTTATTATTGCCAGGAGCTCAACATTCCTCCTTTACCTGAAGGATAGTCTTTTTCATCCAATTCGAACAATACCTGTACAAAAAAAGCAAACCCCAGAGTCTTAAACTTTCACAGACATACATAAAAGATGGCAACCCCATCACCTTGAAATGCAGGTCACCATCCCCTCAAATTTTTAAATATCCCGAAAATCACACAGTACCCAGCATCCCTGAATTACCAGATAAAGTATGGCCATGGAATCCTTCTTCCCTGTGGGTACTGACAGATGTCCCTCCCGTAGTTAAACTGTTCCTGCAGAATCTGTTTTTCTGCAGGAAAATCCATCCCTTTCCCAGTTAAATATCTGCAGATTTCCGCTCAAGCTCAGCAGATTCAGAAGGAGGCCGTACATATGCCAGATGTATTATCAGTAAGTTCTGCTGAGTTACAGAACAACTTCGGCAGGTACTTAAGTATCGTAATGGAAGGAACGCAGATCATTATTACAAAGAATGGAAAACAGGTTGCGCGTCTCATCCCTGAAGATGCGGCTGTTTCTTACCTGACTGATTCTCTCACAGGGGTCTTAAAGGGCAATTTTAATCCGGATGAAGCAAAGGATAAAGAATTGAGAGAAAAGTATGAAGTTGCTGATTGATGCAACTATCCTGCTGGACGTTTTGCAGGCGAGGGAGCCTCATATGAAGAACTCGTCTCTTATCTGGAAACTGTGTGAAACAGGTGAAGTAGATGGATATGTTTCTGCGCTTACTCTCGCCAATCTTGTTTATGTGATGCGAAAAGAACTGGATCCTAAAGACATCCATAATGTTTTAAAAAACTACAATTGGTTTTTCATATTGCTGCGTTGTCTGAAGCTGATCTCCAACTTTCATCTGCGATGGAGTGGAAAGACTTTGAGGATGCAATACAGTGTGCAACCGCAGAGAGGATCAATGCAGATTTTATTATTACCCATAACGTTAAAGATTTTCTACAGAGCAGGAAAGCGTTAGCGTTTACCCCGGCCGAGTTTCTAGAGCGATATTATTAACCGAAACTGAAAGATGCTGGCTGCATTGATCCTCTCATCCCCCGTTTTATACATTCCCGCTTGATCAGCGGACCGCAACATCAAAAGAGGCATTATCACAATGCCTCTCCATTTTATTTTTGGCGCACCGAAGTATTATTCGTGATTCTCTTTTGCTGCCGTGGACGGAATAATTTTCCCAAAGATGCAGGTTGCGACTGCATTTCTTACAGGCTCACTGCTGTCAGCCGGGATGTAGGTATTGGTAATCGTTGTTCCCTGAACAGATGTAGTGTACCCGCTGACGGCTGTTTCTGAGGCTGTATAGATGTACGCATTGCCATCCGCATCCCTGACCGGAAGATCCTGATACGTGTAGCTCCAGCCCTGATCTGCACTCAGAACAACGGGATCCTTAAAGGCATTTCCGTTACACAGCAGCTGAACTGTAATCTGATTCGGCCTTGTGCCGTTACTGTTGTTCTGGTCATTCCAGATCTTGTTGATGGTGATGTCTCTTGTTTCCAGAATATTGATAAATGAATACTGCTTAATATTGCTTACATATCCCGGCACAGTATCCTCTGTAACCGAGTAGCTGAACGGGTTACCTTTCTTATCACAAACAGGCAGTGACGTGAATGTATTTATCCAACTGTTTTCTTCCGACAGTGTCTTAACTTCGGAACCGCGTACTTCTTTCTTTTTGCCTTCTCCATCCGACTGATACAGATGAACCGTGATACTGTCGGGGCGGAGTCCGTACCTGTTCTCCTGGTCTTCCCAGATCTTATTGACGGTAACATCTTCTGTCTGAAGCGTGTTTTTGATGATTGCGGATGTTTCGTTTTTGTCCTGAATGCTGGAACTATATCCAGGGACAGAATTTTCCTTCACAGAATAGGTAATCGGATTTCCGAATTCATCCTTATCCTTAAGCACCGGCCACGAATGCTCCCATTTGTTTTCTTCTGGCAGTGCCACATCATCAACAATCACGGGATCTTTATCTTTCACCGTAGCAACCAGTTGAACCTGTACAGAGTCTGGGCGCGTCTGATCCCTCCATTCTTCATCACCAGCCCAAATCTGAGAAACTGAAAATGATGTATGGGAATAATCAATCTCGAAGTTGACTGTATAATTCTCTGTCACCTCGAAGGAAATTGAATTACCTGAATCCAGCTTTTCTTCACTTATTGCTAATGCCGCTGTCCCTGCCCCGGCAGCTGATCCATTGACTTTTGTAACAACCGAATAATTGTCAACTGCATAGCCCGATTCCGTAAGATGAAGCACCGTTCCATAAGGAATATCCTTTATCTCCCAGGTATACTCCTTGCCATTCAAGGTTAATTGTTCGGGAACATCTTGAATCGCAGGTTTTTTCGCTATTGCTATCTTATACGCATCCGGCAGTTTATCGATACCAGAAAAAGAAGTGTTTACCGTCACTGTATATTTCTTTATCTCCCATTGCGCCTGAAGGACGGTATCCTGCAGTCCCATTATGAAGGATGAACTCTTGACCGGTGAATCGTTTCCTTCAGTCGCACTGGCCAGGCGCAGCACTTTTCGACCAGCGGCTGACGACGCAAACTTTGAGCCATAACCTCCGGACACTATTTTCCACCCAAGGAATTCATAACCAGTACGTGTCGGAGTAGCTAGCCTAGCAGTGTCGAGAGGATTCATTGTAGAAGATATCGTCGTACTTTCAGGATAATTTCCGCCATTAGGATCAATGCGTAAAGTAAATTTGGTTTCTGACTTTTGATCAATATCGATATCTCTGCCAGTGTACGTTCCGTTATTAAACGACTTACCGGTCAGCGTTGCGGTATTCGTGACTGTACCAGGTATTATTTTTTTATTATCAACCGCAGTAGTCGAAAAGCTATACGTCAGCCAATCACCGGGCTTTGTTACACCTCCTTCCCCGAAGGTTATCTGGACTTCATTTCCGGACACTTGCCAGTTTGATTTGTCGATCGTATTCCCGTTCAATGTTGCCTGAATGGAACTCGGATCAATCACATAGTTTTTGTTAACATCAATCGTAACTTTTCCTTCCCGGATCGTCGTATTCGACTCTTCACCGCTCTCCGGCTTCAGATTTCTGGCCTTACCGGTAACCTGAATTGTCCTCCCGCCATTATTGTCATTCTTTGTGTTTTGGATGGTAACATCGCCGGCAGAAACATCAACATCTACTGCAATGCCGAGCATGTTTGTAACAAGCCAGCATGGTCGCGGATTAAAACGAAGCGCCACCTCAGAAGCATTATGATCCAGGGTAATGTTATGAATATTTGTGGATCCATCGATATCCAAAAGTTCCACGTCACTGCCGACCAGCTGACGGTCCTGATAAGTGGCCGGAGACGAATAGTTCACTTCCTGGGCAATCGGTACCGTATTCCTTGTTTTCAGCATATTCAACGGGGAGGTTGCGGTACGGTTGCCATTAACCGCCACGACATCCTGAAACTTCTCATCACTGCCGTCCGATGAAATCTGCACTTTTCCACAATCATGTACATCGCTGTTCGAGATGTTATACAGAAACTGTCCCGTCACCGGCTTTGACGTATCCTGAAGCGTACGAATACCATCACCCGATACTGAAATCGTCGACCATTCATTTGCGGTATTCACCACTTTTCCAAATGTCAGCTTAACCAGCCGATTG contains:
- a CDS encoding Cna B-type domain-containing protein, with protein sequence MKEVYKAVGKYQLNYCGTSNGFSEDGDPHGQRISTGFSHLPNLKEIEDAHCYNEGWKNSGGSKLENVSGLKPEKIEKAYLTIEYNWGNEKVNGYPVAQYPVTLVYGGNETGGSVQPESVQEFSMTEYFTSGFNNNSFGYVDITDYVKKYGYGWYYCCNVPFRNSSDASADWKIVVVEKNENLHNRLVKLTFGKVVNTANEWSTISVSGDGIRTLQDTSKPVTGQFLYNISNSDVHDCGKVQISSDGSDEKFQDVVAVNGNRTATSPLNMLKTRNTVPIAQEVNYSSPATYQDRQLVGSDVELLDIDGSTNIHNITLDHNASEVALRFNPRPCWLVTNMLGIAVDVDVSAGDVTIQNTKNDNNGGRTIQVTGKARNLKPESGEESNTTIREGKVTIDVNKNYVIDPSSIQATLNGNTIDKSNWQVSGNEVQITFGEGGVTKPGDWLTYSFSTTAVDNKKIIPGTVTNTATLTGKSFNNGTYTGRDIDIDQKSETKFTLRIDPNGGNYPESTTISSTMNPLDTARLATPTRTGYEFLGWKIVSGGYGSKFASSAAGRKVLRLASATEGNDSPVKSSSFIMGLQDTVLQAQWEIKKYTVTVNTSFSGIDKLPDAYKIAIAKKPAIQDVPEQLTLNGKEYTWEIKDIPYGTVLHLTESGYAVDNYSVVTKVNGSAAGAGTAALAISEEKLDSGNSISFEVTENYTVNFEIDYSHTSFSVSQIWAGDEEWRDQTRPDSVQVQLVATVKDKDPVIVDDVALPEENKWEHSWPVLKDKDEFGNPITYSVKENSVPGYSSSIQDKNETSAIIKNTLQTEDVTVNKIWEDQENRYGLRPDSITVHLYQSDGEGKKKEVRGSEVKTLSEENSWINTFTSLPVCDKKGNPFSYSVTEDTVPGYVSNIKQYSFINILETRDITINKIWNDQNNSNGTRPNQITVQLLCNGNAFKDPVVLSADQGWSYTYQDLPVRDADGNAYIYTASETAVSGYTTSVQGTTITNTYIPADSSEPVRNAVATCIFGKIIPSTAAKENHE
- a CDS encoding type II toxin-antitoxin system Phd/YefM family antitoxin, translating into MPDVLSVSSAELQNNFGRYLSIVMEGTQIIITKNGKQVARLIPEDAAVSYLTDSLTGVLKGNFNPDEAKDKELREKYEVAD